One part of the Vicia villosa cultivar HV-30 ecotype Madison, WI linkage group LG6, Vvil1.0, whole genome shotgun sequence genome encodes these proteins:
- the LOC131614944 gene encoding uncharacterized protein LOC131614944 — protein MRDISLSNRRNLLSLSRALGICKTLLFRYVKEGVLRRHSSALKPHLKDDNMKDQLKFCFSMLEESSIPHDPKFKSMHNIVHIDEKWFYISKKSTNYYLLTNEDDPYRTCKNKNYIGKVMFLAAVARPRFDNEGNEIFSGKIGVFPLVNNVPARRSSVNRAAGTLETKPITSINKEISRMFLINKVLPTIKEKWPRDQAFETIYIQQDNVPSHVSIDDEEFRRVASKGGFDIRLTCQPPNSPDLNVLDLGFFNAIQSLQQMEVTNSVDELIHVVQKSYDTFSSKASNKFFLTLQSCMIEIMKIKGSNNYKVPHVKKDVMLQQGRLLVVLQCDGELVHEVMEYLAN, from the coding sequence ATGCGTGATATTTCATTATCTAACCGTAGAAATCTTCTATCTTTATCTCGTGCGTTGGGCATTTGCAAGACATTGTTGTTTAGATATGTAAAAGAAGGAGTTTTGCGTCGACATTCAAGCGCATTAAAACCACACTTGAAAGACGATAATATGAAAGATCAACTCAAATTTTGTTTCTCTATGCTTGAGGAAAGTAGCATTCCTCATGATCCGAAGTTTAAATCCATGCACAATATAGTCCATATTGACGAAAAATGGTTTTACATATCTAAGAAATCTACGAACTACTACCTTCTTACAAATGAGGATGACCCATATCGCACGTGCAAGAACAAAAATTACATCGGTAAAGTCATGTTTTTAGCTGCAGTTGCTAGGCCTAGATTTGACAATGAAGGTAACGAGATATTTTCAGGAAAAATTGGTGTGTTTCCTCTTGTTAATAACGTACCGGCAAGAAGGTCAAGTGTTAATAGAGCCGCGGGGACACTTGAAACAAAACCGATAACTTCTATCAATAAAGAGATTAGTAGaatgtttttaattaataaagttcTACCAACCATCAAAGAAAAATGGCCGCGAGACCAAGCATTTGAAACAATTTACATACAACAAGATAATGTACCTTCCCATGTCTCTATAGATGATGAAGAATTTCGCCGAGTGGCTTCGAAAGGTGGATTTGACATTCGCTTGACTTGTCAACCTCCAAACTCTCCGGACTTGAATGTTTTGGATTTGGGTTTTTTTAATGCCATTCAATCATTGCAACAAATGGAAGTAACTAATTCTGTTGATGAGCTTATACATGTTGTGCAGAAGTCTTATGACACTTTTTCTAGCAAAGCTTCAAACAAATTTTTTCTCACACTTCAATCATGTATGATTGAAATCATGAAGATCAAAGGATCGAATAATTATAAAGTTCCTCATGTAAAGAAAGATGTAATGCTTCAACAAGGAAGACTTCTTGTTGTACTACAATGTGATGGTGAACTAGTTCATGAAGTTATGGAATATTTAGCCAATTAA
- the LOC131614945 gene encoding uncharacterized protein LOC131614945 — protein sequence MTAVSTDSYIFNVNRHHTDIMEAKRGLRQGDPISLMLFVIVMECLNRYLYKMQKDGDFNYHPKCDKLIIINLYFADDILLFSRGDNILAEMMMAYKKFSKAKGLVVNPQKCRLYYACIDVLTQRDILEASGFQEGQLPFKYLGVHVTRRLQLINSVMFVMTNYWLNCFPLPKSVLQKIDTISRIFLRTSGFDGSRKAPVAWKQICRHISHGGLNFIDIEAWNKTNLMKLLWNLSEKEDSLWVKWIQAYYVKNNELIEMESKISDSWIMKDVLN from the exons ATGACTGCAGTGTCGACTGATTCCTACATATTTAACGTTAACAGGCACCATACTGATATCATGGAAGCAAAAAGGGGACTAAGGCAAGGTGATCCTATATCACTTATGCTCTTTGTCATTGTTATGGAGTGCCTAAACAGATACTTATACAAGATGCAAAAGGATGGTGATTTCAATTATCATCCCAAATGTGATAAATTGATAATCATAAACTTATATTTTGCGGACGATATTCTTTTGTTCTCCAGAGGTGACAATATTTTAGCTGAAATGATGATGGCATATAAAAAATTCTCGAAAGCAAAAGGTTTGGTGGTGAATCCACAAAAATGTCGATTATATTATGCTTGTATTGATGTGTTGACTCAAAGAGATATCCTCGAAGCCTCGGGGTTCCAAGAAGGCCAACTACCATTTAAGTATTTAGGTGTTCATGTGACAA GGAGGTTACAACTTATTAACAGTGTTATGTTTGTGATGACTAACTACTGGCTCAATTGTTTCCCCCTCCCCAAAAGTGTCCTACAGAAAATTGATACAATCAGCCGCATATTTCTTCGGACAAGTGGATTTGATGGGAGCCGAAAAGCACCTGTAGCATGGAAGCAGATCTGTAGGCATATAAGTCATGGAGGATTGAATTTCATTGACATTGAAGCTTGGAATAAAACCAACTTAATGAAACTGCTTTGGAACCTAAGTGAAAAAGAAGATTCTTTATGGGTTAAATGGATACAAGCATACTACGTTAAGAACAACGAGCTGATAGAAATGGAAAGTAAAATTAGCGACTCCTGGATTATGAAAGATGTTCTCAACTAG